Within the Bos indicus x Bos taurus breed Angus x Brahman F1 hybrid chromosome 17, Bos_hybrid_MaternalHap_v2.0, whole genome shotgun sequence genome, the region ttctgggctccaaaatcactatagatggtgaccgcagccatgaaattaaaagacgcttactccttggaaggaaagttatgaccaacttagaaagcatattcaaaagcagagacattactttgccaacaaaggttcatctagtcaaggctatggtttttccggtggtcatgtatggatgtgagagttggactgtgaagaaggctgagcgccgaagaattgatgcttttgaactgtggtgttggagaagactcttgagagtcccttggactgcaaggagatccaaccagtccattctgaagatcagccctgggatttctttggaaggaatgatgctaaagctgaaactccagtactttggccacctcatgcgaagacttgactcattggaaaagactgatgctgggagggattgggggcaggaggagaaggggacgagagaggatgagatggctggatggcatcactgactcgatggacgtgagtctgagtaaactctgggagttggtgatggacagggaggcctggcgtgctgcaattcatggggtcgcaaagagtcggacaggactgagtgactgatctgatctgattgctaTGCATTAATGGAGCTTGCTTTTGTTTCATAACTCCCTGCAACATTATGAAAGTTTTTAAATACAGAGAAACGTTGAAAGAATGGTACAGTGAACACACTGAACACATCCACCATCTAGATTCTACAGTTAACATTCTACTGCGTTTGCTTTCTCATATATTTACTCATCCATCAATCCAGGCAGCTtgagggatctcagttctctgaccagggaccagggacagaacccagatcCCAGCAGTGGAAGCGGGGTGTCCTAATCGCTGGACCTCCAGCAAATTCCCCAGAGGTTtcatttttaacatgaaaaacCTTTTTTGATCAAGACTCATTCTTGTAATGTCCCCAGGTTCAATGCTCTGCACTACGGAACATAAGTGTGGAAACGTTCCAAGATGAGAATCTGAGTTCCTCGACTTCTGAAGGACTAGGCGCATAGGCTGGAAGTATGGCTTGGGTTTTAATCCTGACCCACTATACCTCCGTTTTTGCCcctttttaaatattgtaatcCCTCCAAATTGTGTGAGTATTAAAAGCACAAGTCGCACCCTATAATGACAGTCGCTATAGTTatgattccccccacccccacgccgcCCGCCTTTTTTGGCCGCACCGCGCGGCTCGCAGGATGTTAGTtaccagtccagggattgaacccgtaaccctgcagtggaagcgcaggaAAGGCAATTCCCAGTTCTGATTCTTTTACTCCCTCTTGGTCTCCGACAAACTTCACGTCCAAGCTACGGAGGCCAGCTCAGGCCTCTTTGCACTCATTTTAGTCCACCTTACACTCTTAGTTCTAAGCAATTGTAAAACAGGGACGGAGGCCAGGGGGCTACAGATCTGGGGCAGGGGGCCGCGACGGCCCCGCTCAATCTAGCGGTCGGGGGCTCCTCCAGGCCGCTGTGGGATCAGCCTGAGGCCCCAGCCGACTCCTTCCCTCTGGCGCCCCGCACACGGAGTGACTGCCCGGGGGACCCACCCCGGGCGCTACACCCGCGTCTACCTCAGCAAATGCTCACAAAAGCCTGTGAGATAGGCAGCGCTACAGAGCGAGAAAATCGAGGCCAAGGGAGCCTGAGTCACTTGCCCAAGTCGACACAGCTGGAGAGTGTGACCTGCCCTCAGAAACTGACTCCAAATCCCCGGACTCTAGAACCTCCCTCCGTCGTCCCTCCCTGGGTCCCCTGGGCGCCTACAGGGGGCGCAGGCGCACGCGCAGTCGTCGCAGCCGCGTCCCCTTTAAGAGGATTCCTTTTTGCCTCCTCCCGACCCCTCCGCTTCCGCTCTCGTTCCCACAATGCTGTGCGGCTGAGCGCCTCCGAGCCCGCGGGGACACTGTGGGGGGATCACCGgctgaggcggcggcggcggcgacgtgGGCTGCGGCGGGCCCGCGGCGTCGGGCGGTGCGGATGTCGGGCTGGGCGGACGAGCGCGGCGGCGAGGGCGACGGGCGCATCTACGTGGGGAACCTTCCGAGCGACGTGCGCGAGAAGGATCTGGAGGACCTGTTCTACAAGTACGGCCGCATCAGCGAGATCGAGCTCAAGAATCGGCACGGCCTCGTGCCCTTCGCCTTCGTGCGCTTCGAGGACCCCCGGTGAGGGCCCCGCGCCGCCCACCCGTCCGCCCGTCAGTCAGTCAGCCTGAGGCCCCGGGCCCccgccttccctttctcccttcgcTTCCAagggcctcccctccccctctcgcCGCAGACCCCTCAGGGCGCCCCCGGGTGGAGGCTAAGGCCTCCTCTCACCGCGGGGCTCCAGGCAGTCCTTTGCTCCGTCACTTCCTCTACTATTATTTTTTTGACTTGAAAACACAAAAGCCGGGTCTGAGGAGGGCACAAGCCAGCCCGGATCAGCCTCGGGGGCTGGTACCCAGGCACCCTTCGGGGGAAGCGGCCCAGAGCTTGGGAAACTTGGCCCCTGAGGCGGCCCGGAAAGGACTCGGTGAGGAGTGAGGAGACCGGTTGTCCTCtctaccctcccctcccctccgctGGAACTCGCCGTTGTGGGGGCGCACAGTGCGGGGCGATACGGATGCCTTTGCAGGGCCGAAAGCGAGCTGGCTCTTGGATGGACCGGATTTCCATCCACGCGCGCCCCGCCCCGCAGGGGCGAGAGCCTTGCTCTGATAAAAGCATCAGGGATTTGGGGAGACTTATAGTCTGATGGGGTCTCGGATTTCACTCTTCCTTCCCTAATAAGGGGAGGCACAGCTAGATGGTAAAGGTCTCCGAGGGTTTGGACGCGCTCGATCCGAAACGGGCTCGAAGGAGTCTTTGTAATTTTGCAGTGTCGGCCCTTGTCTCCCAGAAAAGGCTTGGGAACTTTCAAAACTGCGATTGTTGGTTCTTAGAAGCCACCGCACTGTGCTGGCTACTACGCTTGGGGTGAATCGGAGCTTGCTCTCTGGTTTCCAGCATTGGCTCGGGGAGCGCTTTGCCTAGTCTGCGCCCTGCGGGCTTCGCTACGAGGACTGCCCGTGGGATGTCTTGCCCATCTTGGGGGATGTGGGCGGGTGATGCGAAGCAAGGGGAGCGTCTGAGGATGGGGAGGCAGGACGCACCCTGAGGCTTTGATGGATGAAGATTCTGACAGAAATCGTTCCTAGTATCTTTGCCATTTGCCTCAAAAATGGAACTAGGCATTTCCACACCTAAACTGGAAAAGGTTGCACCTCTAAGAATTATTAACGGTacgggtgtttttttttttttttaacagttgctATTTGTCAGGTACTGTACTATATATTACTAAGCATTTTCAACAGCCTACAAGGTAGGCTCTGTTACTTTTGACATCTGAGTAAACTGAGGATAGAGTCGATAAAAGGGAGGGCTACCAGGGAAGGTAGAATTTGAATCCCCTGTTCCGCCCTTTTGAACACAAACTTACCGTGTGATGTGCTACATTGTCTTTTCCCCCCTCCTTGCTTTCATAGTGGAAAAGCTATCTTTTTGATACACTAGTGCCAAGTTTCAAGCAAAGCACTGCACACACAGTTATCTTATTTAATCGTTTCAAAACTGGCATTTTACACTTAGATGTGAAGTCCTGATCGCATACTTACCCAGAGACAAAGACTAGTAAGTAGCAGAATGATTTGAActgaggtcagttttcattcacaACATTAAACCCGAGCAGTACCGCCTCTCTCCCAGTGTATTCTGCATATAGCCAGGGTTGAACTGGATGTGGTCCTCCTTGCTTTTGATCCTGGGGCTAGAATCTTCATAAGCGATTGTGTGCCTCTGACATCTGAATGATTCTTTCATTAGTGTGTCTTCAGCTGTTAGTCCCCCATGCCTCAGGGCATTCTCTTTCCTGTCAAATCCTGGAGAGCCATCTTGGTGTTCCTCACTCTCCTAGAACCCTAGGAAAGACTTTTAAAGTATTACTCTATTGAATATTTATCTCTTTTGGCAAAACTGTACCCAGAGAGTGGTTTTGACAACTTAGTCCTCGAAGCCATGCTGAAAAGGTGCACTTGAGGGAATTCCGTATTTCTTACAGAACACTAATATTCATTTGAGCTTTCCCTGTTTTTAAACGACTTTTTCCTTCTGTAGACCTGAATGTACCAGGCCTTGAGGAAGAATATTAAAGGACTAGTGTGTGGTGTGCATTTTGAGAAACAGCTGCCCAAGGTCAAAGAAACACTGTTCTATGGCAAAATCAGTCATTGCcaacagtttattttttctgaattctcttaCCTGTTTATTCATTATCATTTCATACCTAGAAAACCCTGTGTGTGTGACAGCTGTAAAGTTTAATTCCAGTGTCATGAAAGGTCTTCAAAGCAGTAGTACATCAAATTCCTGagttttgttcttttgcttttttctcacttcaggttttttttttcatactggtTACTCATGCCCCTCACAGGGAAATTAGTTGGTCCTCCTGAGCAACACTAACTCCAGACTTTTCTCTGCAGAGATGCTGAGGATGCAATTTATGGAAGGAACGGTTATGATTATGGCCAGTGTCGGCTTCGTGTGGAGTTCCCCAGGACTTACGGAGGTCGGGGTGGGTGGCCCCGCGGTGGGAGGAGTGGGCCTCCTACAAGAAGATCTGATTTCCGAGTTCTTGTTTCAGGTATGTTCCTTTCAAACTCAATGAGATGATGCATGTGAAATACTTAGCACAGAGTCTGGCCTCTAAGAAATGTTAGCTGTTGTTTCTCAGTGCTTAGGATTTGTGGGCTTTTCTTCTCATGCACAGTGACAATCTGAAGCCTTGCCAGTGAGGCAGGTACCTTGCCAATGAAATTTCACTGATAGTGTGGCCTTGATAGAACAGAGACTTGCTTCTTATAAAAAAGGACCTTTCTAGTGTTGAAGGAGAAGATGATGCCCAAACCTCTTCAGCCAGAATTCTAAAGacattttcttctggaaatgTACCTTGGCATCTGACTTGCTAGAAAGACATTCTAGAAGCCAGATTTGAACAAATTATACCTAGCCTTGGATCCTAAAATAGGTCAGATTTTGTGATGGTTTTGGAATtatggaaaaaagaaaccaaacaacTTGGAGTCTTAGGGATCATATTGCGAAGGACAGAACAAAATGTCTAGTGTTGACAAGTGATGAGATGCTAAGCTCAGAGGTTTATGCATTTTTTGGAAATACTAACACACTGGTAAAAAGCTGGGGCCTTCTGCATGTTGTAGGGGTGTTTTAGGCCCCTGGCAGAGTGAGGTATATTGAGGAACCTGGCACCTGAGATGTGAATGTCACACAGTTGCAGCGACTCCCATGGTGCTGAAGAGGGATACTGTCAGTATCTGCCTGTGTCCCTTTGTAAGTGTTTAACCCCAGAACTCTATTCCCTCCTTCAGGATGTCAtacatatctttttttctctccatgcTGCTCTGAAATCCTGCTTAGAAAACTATTAGGAAATGGCTGCAGTCCTGAGCTGTGAGCGGTAAACACAGCCTTTGAGAGCAGGAGCACATTTCCCTTTCATGACATCAGGTAGGGTTGTATGACTCCCGACTAGTTTTAGCGTCTGAGTCTTACCTTTTCCCCTACTGTATTGAAGAGTGTTGGTGATATTTTAAGAGGTATTTTGTCTAGTTTGTCAGTCATTCCCACCTACAAGAAAACAAACTTTAGGTTTTTCTTGTGTTACTTCATCTACACCTTGGTTATTTTATTGGATGGTTTCAAAATTCCCATGTCCTGCGTCAGACAATAAATAATTGGTACCGATAAAGTTTCATAATGGAAAAATTTAGAATTCAAAGTCTTGGGATTTTGTTATTaattgtgaaggacagagaaagagatgcttGAATTCTTAGAGATACTAAATCTGTAATGGGATAGACTTCTTGCTATATCAAGAAAGGCTTAGTCTCTGGGAGAGTAGCCTAGACCAGCTTCTCACGGTGCTTTATCACCCATACTTCAGTGTTCTTCTTTGGTTTTGTGTCCCTTGTCAAAATCTGTGATTTGGGGACCATTAGGATTTAAAAGTAGTGACTGATGGGGAAAGGACCCTAGGTCTTGGGGCTCTTAACATGGATGAAGGATGTGgcctcttctcttgtgttctctgTGCCTAGGACTTCCTCCATCAGGCAGCTGGCAGGACCTGAAGGATCACATGCGAGAAGCTGGGGACGTCTGTTACGCAGATGTGCAGAAAGATGGAATGGGGATGGTTGAGTATCTCAGAAAAGAAGACATGGAATATGCCCTGCGTAAACTGGATGAAACCAAATTCCGCTCTCATGAGGTGAGTCCCCACCTGCTGTCAAGGAGCTCGTTGCCATGCCACTCCACCTGAAGCTGACCTAGCAGAAGTAGCAGCAGGCCCTGTGTTTGCCATTCAGTGACCTTATAATACTATTAAAGAGCTATCTTAAGTGGACAAAGCCAAGGAATTCCTTATGTCCCAGCAATGCAGGGTCATAGCAGAGAGAAGTCTGCAGCCATAGTATTTTTAACCCAGAGAGAATACCCAGTCTGTCATGTGGTAACTGCCTTAAACCACAGTGTCCCTCCATGAACCTAACTATTATGGCTCTCCCTTCTCGGGCTTTGGTCTGGGCTCTGCAAGCCAACCTTATCACCTTACCCTCTTAGGTACTGCTGTTGGGGCTGGCTGTCATTTCACTTTGCCTTTCCCAAAGTGGTGCAGAAGCCTCTTTGAAACCGGAGCCCTTGGCTCAGGTTTTCTTGTTCATCATCTCACCCTGGGGACTTAGCTTTCCATGTTCTTCCCTTCAAGTAGGTGGCTGCTGTTTTGGACCTCAGTCTGATTCTCATGGTAGCTATTCTTTTGATACCACGGAGACCAGACCACCCATTGGACGTTTTTGTCCTGGTTACACTGTCCTGGCTTGCTATGGGGTTTAGGGATGTCTGCAAACATCAATTTCAAGGCCTATTTCTTTCTCTAAGGATTCACTTCGCTAACTATGGCTTGAAGGCTGCACGCCTTAACAGTGCTGTTGCTCAGACTATTCTCTAGGACTTGAATTTGGAGCAGAAACAAAACAGCACCTGGTCCTCAGTTACAGAGCGGGGCCTTGGTTAGGATAAATCAAATTATTGAGTTTACCGAGGGGAACaagcatctggcttctttcatcttAGCATCTTTAAATCTGAGAATGCTAGCTGAGGGTGAAAAGCCTGGGGATAGGCCTGCCTGAACACTCCTCTGCTGCTTATTACAATCTTAGCTGAGCACCTTCAAACCCTGGTTCCTGTATATGCAAATAGTTCCCAATAATAGCATTATCTTATAAGACTTGACAGGAAGCTAAATTATGAAGCATCTCGCCCAGGTCCTGACACCTGGGAGGTGCTGAATACTGGTCAGCTTCTTCCGTAGGTACCCGCCAGAAAAGGTGGCAGGGGACTGAACCATATATCTGACCTCTGCGAGCCTTTCCAGTTCTTAGATTATGGGGGTCAGTGGTATAATTTAGGTTTGTTAACAGCAGTAGCCAGTATTGGAGTTATTTACCACATAATCAAGTTGCCATTTATTATCTGTGTTACCTTGAGCAAGAATGCCTGCCTGTGGCACTATTGTGCCAAATGGTGCTCAACACTACATTATTGTTAGGCGGCCATGTTAGGTGTTGGTATGCCTTATTCTTCTAGGTCTTATTTTTTCCTTgacttttttgtttccttttcaggGTGAAACATCCTACATCCGAGTTTATCCAGAGAGAAGCACCAGCTATGGCTATTCACGGTCTCGGTCTGGGTCGAGGGGCCGTGACTCTCCATACCAAAGCAGGGGTTCCCCACACTACTTCTCTCCTTTCAGACCCTACTGAGACAGGTGGtgggaattttttctttattttttaggtgAACTGAGCTGCTTTGTGCTCAGAATCTACATTCCAGATTGATGATTTAGTGTCTTaggagatttttttaattttttttttttaaggaaataaaactacATAATTTCTACCAGGGCCATATTAGCAGTGAAACATTTTTAACTGCAGAAATTGTGGTTTTGGTTCAGAAACGAGTTGTATATTTTTCACCCCGatgatgggaaaaaaatcagtgctgTATCCTTGTGGGTTGCTCTTCTATGGAGATCAGCAGTTACTGTGACTGAGTCGGCCCATTctgtttagaaatatattttaaacgtTTAATAACTGACAGGTGTAGTTGTCTTTGATTGTGTTCATAGATTTCACCAAGAGGCACactcatatgttttaaaaaaaaccaaaacattgaGTTGCAGTGGCAACTTGTGCCCAATTGGTAAGGAGCAGGAGTGGATTACTTATTTGGGGATAAAGTTAGCTGCTCTGACGATGGTCTGAGAACATCACATCCGAGGGAAGTTTCAGGGTTTTCTTACAATTCAAGGCCAACCATATAAACTAAGCTGCTTTAATGAAAAGGGGAGCATTGCAGATAGGGGAAGGGAATGAGAAGGCTAAAAACAGGCTTTTAAAAGTGGGTGCCAGCATAAAGATCACTGGGAAATTCTTAACCAACTTTGCTTAACTTTAGCAAGTCAGGGGAAAAAACTCATTTAAGTTTTGGTTCTGTCACTTTCGCTCCTAAATTTGTCTCATATTTGTCCTTGGTATCTGagctataaaaaaagacaaacccCAAAACCAAAACCTCCCACTGTCTTGGATTCTGCTTAGTTCAGTAATCATAGGGCAGGGAGTCAGGGTAAGGGGGCTACATTGTCACagggtatttttttaaaccactttattgaaatatagtcagCCCGTAAAAGCTGTACTTTTTACATTGAActatggggcaggaggagaaggggacgacagaggatgagatggctggatggcatcactgactcgatggacgtgagtctggatgaactccgggagttagtgatggacagggaggcctggcgtgctgggattcatggggtcgcaaagagtcggacacaactgagtgactgaactgaactgatacaactcAATGAGTTTGGAGTGAAGGTATGCACACATGAAATGACAACCGTGAACGTCATAAACACCCATCACCTCCCCAAACTGCCTCCCCGGGGCACCTTTAACCATAGCAGAAAGTCAGCACTCAGCTTGAAATACAGTGGGTACCCAAGAACAAATTTAAGTATGTTTAGTAAAGATAAAAGGCTGCTCAGGTTGACGGAAACAGCAACTGAAAAGGTGGTCATGAAGTGATTGGATGCAAGGTCTGTAACAATTACATAAATAGATTCACTTAAGTGCAGTTTGGTAGACAGTCTTTTAGGGAGGGATAAAGTCTTCCACACTGGTCTATGAGTATCTATGAATATACTTGATCCATTTCCTTGGAAATCAGCCGTACCTTCCACTTCCTGTTGGTATCAGGGACTCTGCCTTATTTTGGCGATCTTTCCCAGTTCTGTCTTCAGAAGAATTAGTTACTAAAAGATACCTAGCCATCACTTTTCTCAGGTGACTGAAGGAAATGGTACATTAGTGTTCATAATAACAAAATAGTTGTTGCAAAATAGTTGCTGCACTTCCATGTGTTCATAGAACGCCCCTTCCCAGAATAGATACTCAGCGATGTGAGAAGGGCTGTTTTTCATCCAGCTTTGACCAAGAGATATTACCTGTTTGAAAAGAATAACAGAAAGGAATTTTGAGCTAACTGATTTGCCATGAAAAATAAGCAATGGAAGTAAGTGTAGCTATTACCCTGTTTTTCTGAGTATCTGAAAGAACCA harbors:
- the SRSF9 gene encoding serine/arginine-rich splicing factor 9, which produces MSGWADERGGEGDGRIYVGNLPSDVREKDLEDLFYKYGRISEIELKNRHGLVPFAFVRFEDPRDAEDAIYGRNGYDYGQCRLRVEFPRTYGGRGGWPRGGRSGPPTRRSDFRVLVSGLPPSGSWQDLKDHMREAGDVCYADVQKDGMGMVEYLRKEDMEYALRKLDETKFRSHEGETSYIRVYPERSTSYGYSRSRSGSRGRDSPYQSRGSPHYFSPFRPY